A region from the Brassica napus cultivar Da-Ae chromosome C8, Da-Ae, whole genome shotgun sequence genome encodes:
- the LOC106365282 gene encoding mini zinc finger protein 3: MKRRQVVIKQRKSSYTTTSSSSNVRYVECQKNHAANIGGYAVDGCREFMASGGEGTYDALTCAACGCHRNFHRREVETEVVCEYSPPN, from the coding sequence ATGAAGAGGAGGCAAGTGGtgataaaacaaagaaaaagctCCTACACTACGACTTCTTCTTCCAGCAACGTACGTTATGTTGAGTGCCAAAAGAATCACGCCGCTAATATCGGGGGCTACGCCGTTGACGGTTGCCGTGAGTTTATGGCAAGCGGTGGCGAAGGAACCTATGATGCTTTAACGTGCGCTGCTTGTGGCTGTCACCGGAACTTTCATCGGAGGGAAGTTGAAACGGAGGTTGTTTGCGAGTATTCTCCTCCGAATTGA
- the LOC106368888 gene encoding probable splicing factor 3A subunit 1 isoform X3 has translation MLSSRQSGPIQAPEDPETREIVERTAALVGTHGLLMERRLLAVNVNDERYDFLRSRQDHPYYDFYRRKVVEHEMTPDDEPSGDLLLFTCPPQGITRKEFGALKLTAQFVARYGMSFWRDLIHCVTMNPNPLFEFVKTSDINFSLLLRLVDAYEMALEPYKKSCLHRTNPKETVLEGFFYLVEGEKHSEEVGVQLATIDLHAFVSGLDFIASREVGQLLPPGVLSTQMRSGALPPSDEDDDDDDDDDATLEVHHPSPEEHQYYPFTYPQGRLRLSPAAREIILDGFFYLLEDGSDIATSDLHAFVGGIDYFAKRENYEKSALLPQHPQSYTFR, from the exons atgttgAGTTCAAGGCAGAGTGGTCCGATCCAAGCTCCGGAGGATCCAGAAACGAGAGAGATTGTGGAGAGGACTGCAGCTTTGGTTGGGACACATGGGTTGTTGATGGAGAGAAGGTTACTTGCCGTTAACGTGAACGATGAAAGGTACGATTTCTTGAGGAGCCGACAAGACCACCCTTATTATGATTTTTACCGGAGAAAGGTTGTTGAACACGAGATGACTCCAGATGATGAGCCATCAGGGGATCTTCTTCTATTTACGTGCCCTCCTCAAGGGATCACTCGCAAGGAGTTTGGTGCCCTTAAGCTCACAGCTCAGTTTGTGGCTCGCTATGGCATGTCTTTCTGGCGGGATTTGATTCATTGTGTGACTATGAACCCGAACCCTCTGTTTGAGTTTGTCAAGACAAGTGACATCAACTTCAGTTTACTCCTCCGGCTTGTTGATGCGTATGAGATGGCGTTGGAGCCTTACAAAAAGAGTTGTTTGCATAGAACTAATCCGAAGGAGACCGTTCTTGAAGGTTTTTTCTATCTTGTTGAAGGGGAAAAGCATTCTGAGGAGGTTGGAGTGCAGTTGGCTACCATTGATTTGCATGCTTTTGTGAGTGGTCTTGATTTTATTGCGAGCAGGGAGGTTGGACAGCTGTTACCACCTGGAGTCCTTTCAACACAAATGCGCTCCGGTGCTCTTCCACCtagtgatgaagatgatgatgatgatgatgatgatgatgcaacaCTAGAGGTTCATCATCCTTCTCCTGAAGAGCATCAGTATTATCCATTTACATATCCTCAAG GTCGTTTGCGGCTTAGCCCTGCTGCTAGGGAGATCATACTTGATGGTTTCTTCTACCTTCTCGAGGATGGATCGGACATAGCTACGAGTGATTTGCATGCTTTTGTTGGTGGTATTGACTATTTTGCAAAAAGGGAGAATTATGAGAAGTCAGCTCTTCTTCCTCAGCATCCG CAGTCATACACTTTCAGGTAA
- the LOC106368888 gene encoding probable splicing factor 3A subunit 1 isoform X4 has protein sequence MLSSRQSGPIQAPEDPETREIVERTAALVGTHGLLMERRLLAVNVNDERYDFLRSRQDHPYYDFYRRKVVEHEMTPDDEPSGDLLLFTCPPQGITRKEFGALKLTAQFVARYGMSFWRDLIHCVTMNPNPLFEFVKTSDINFSLLLRLVDAYEMALEPYKKSCLHRTNPKETVLEGFFYLVEGEKHSEEVGVQLATIDLHAFVSGLDFIASREVGQLLPPGVLSTQMRSGALPPSDEDDDDDDDDDATLEVHHPSPEEHQYYPFTYPQGRLRLSPAAREIILDGFFYLLEDGSDIATSDLHAFVGGIDYFAKRENYEKSALLPQHPSYTFR, from the exons atgttgAGTTCAAGGCAGAGTGGTCCGATCCAAGCTCCGGAGGATCCAGAAACGAGAGAGATTGTGGAGAGGACTGCAGCTTTGGTTGGGACACATGGGTTGTTGATGGAGAGAAGGTTACTTGCCGTTAACGTGAACGATGAAAGGTACGATTTCTTGAGGAGCCGACAAGACCACCCTTATTATGATTTTTACCGGAGAAAGGTTGTTGAACACGAGATGACTCCAGATGATGAGCCATCAGGGGATCTTCTTCTATTTACGTGCCCTCCTCAAGGGATCACTCGCAAGGAGTTTGGTGCCCTTAAGCTCACAGCTCAGTTTGTGGCTCGCTATGGCATGTCTTTCTGGCGGGATTTGATTCATTGTGTGACTATGAACCCGAACCCTCTGTTTGAGTTTGTCAAGACAAGTGACATCAACTTCAGTTTACTCCTCCGGCTTGTTGATGCGTATGAGATGGCGTTGGAGCCTTACAAAAAGAGTTGTTTGCATAGAACTAATCCGAAGGAGACCGTTCTTGAAGGTTTTTTCTATCTTGTTGAAGGGGAAAAGCATTCTGAGGAGGTTGGAGTGCAGTTGGCTACCATTGATTTGCATGCTTTTGTGAGTGGTCTTGATTTTATTGCGAGCAGGGAGGTTGGACAGCTGTTACCACCTGGAGTCCTTTCAACACAAATGCGCTCCGGTGCTCTTCCACCtagtgatgaagatgatgatgatgatgatgatgatgatgcaacaCTAGAGGTTCATCATCCTTCTCCTGAAGAGCATCAGTATTATCCATTTACATATCCTCAAG GTCGTTTGCGGCTTAGCCCTGCTGCTAGGGAGATCATACTTGATGGTTTCTTCTACCTTCTCGAGGATGGATCGGACATAGCTACGAGTGATTTGCATGCTTTTGTTGGTGGTATTGACTATTTTGCAAAAAGGGAGAATTATGAGAAGTCAGCTCTTCTTCCTCAGCATCCG TCATACACTTTCAGGTAA
- the LOC106368888 gene encoding probable splicing factor 3A subunit 1 isoform X1 — MLSSRQSGPIQAPEDPETREIVERTAALVGTHGLLMERRLLAVNVNDERYDFLRSRQDHPYYDFYRRKVVEHEMTPDDEPSGDLLLFTCPPQGITRKEFGALKLTAQFVARYGMSFWRDLIHCVTMNPNPLFEFVKTSDINFSLLLRLVDAYEMALEPYKKSCLHRTNPKETVLEGFFYLVEGEKHSEEVGVQLATIDLHAFVSGLDFIASREVGQLLPPGVLSTQMRSGALPPSDEDDDDDDDDDATLEVHHPSPEEHQYYPFTYPQGITPKQLGIIKLTALFLVRYGWGFWVGLHTRLILKPHLPFGFLYSPDRSYHLLFNWLTNVYVGVMPAPGRLRLSPAAREIILDGFFYLLEDGSDIATSDLHAFVGGIDYFAKRENYEKSALLPQHPQSYTFR; from the exons atgttgAGTTCAAGGCAGAGTGGTCCGATCCAAGCTCCGGAGGATCCAGAAACGAGAGAGATTGTGGAGAGGACTGCAGCTTTGGTTGGGACACATGGGTTGTTGATGGAGAGAAGGTTACTTGCCGTTAACGTGAACGATGAAAGGTACGATTTCTTGAGGAGCCGACAAGACCACCCTTATTATGATTTTTACCGGAGAAAGGTTGTTGAACACGAGATGACTCCAGATGATGAGCCATCAGGGGATCTTCTTCTATTTACGTGCCCTCCTCAAGGGATCACTCGCAAGGAGTTTGGTGCCCTTAAGCTCACAGCTCAGTTTGTGGCTCGCTATGGCATGTCTTTCTGGCGGGATTTGATTCATTGTGTGACTATGAACCCGAACCCTCTGTTTGAGTTTGTCAAGACAAGTGACATCAACTTCAGTTTACTCCTCCGGCTTGTTGATGCGTATGAGATGGCGTTGGAGCCTTACAAAAAGAGTTGTTTGCATAGAACTAATCCGAAGGAGACCGTTCTTGAAGGTTTTTTCTATCTTGTTGAAGGGGAAAAGCATTCTGAGGAGGTTGGAGTGCAGTTGGCTACCATTGATTTGCATGCTTTTGTGAGTGGTCTTGATTTTATTGCGAGCAGGGAGGTTGGACAGCTGTTACCACCTGGAGTCCTTTCAACACAAATGCGCTCCGGTGCTCTTCCACCtagtgatgaagatgatgatgatgatgatgatgatgatgcaacaCTAGAGGTTCATCATCCTTCTCCTGAAGAGCATCAGTATTATCCATTTACATATCCTCAAGGTATCACGCCCAAACAACTTGGTATCATTAAGCTCACAGCACTGTTTTTGGTGCGCTATGGGTGGGGTTTCTGGGTGGGATTGCATACGAGATTGATTCTGAAACCTCACTTGCCGTTTGGGTTTTTATACTCACCTGATAGGAGCTACCACCTTCTTTTCAATTGGCTTACCAATGTGTATGTGGGAGTAATGCCTGCCCCAGGTCGTTTGCGGCTTAGCCCTGCTGCTAGGGAGATCATACTTGATGGTTTCTTCTACCTTCTCGAGGATGGATCGGACATAGCTACGAGTGATTTGCATGCTTTTGTTGGTGGTATTGACTATTTTGCAAAAAGGGAGAATTATGAGAAGTCAGCTCTTCTTCCTCAGCATCCG CAGTCATACACTTTCAGGTAA
- the LOC106368888 gene encoding probable splicing factor 3A subunit 1 isoform X2 codes for MLSSRQSGPIQAPEDPETREIVERTAALVGTHGLLMERRLLAVNVNDERYDFLRSRQDHPYYDFYRRKVVEHEMTPDDEPSGDLLLFTCPPQGITRKEFGALKLTAQFVARYGMSFWRDLIHCVTMNPNPLFEFVKTSDINFSLLLRLVDAYEMALEPYKKSCLHRTNPKETVLEGFFYLVEGEKHSEEVGVQLATIDLHAFVSGLDFIASREVGQLLPPGVLSTQMRSGALPPSDEDDDDDDDDDATLEVHHPSPEEHQYYPFTYPQGITPKQLGIIKLTALFLVRYGWGFWVGLHTRLILKPHLPFGFLYSPDRSYHLLFNWLTNVYVGVMPAPGRLRLSPAAREIILDGFFYLLEDGSDIATSDLHAFVGGIDYFAKRENYEKSALLPQHPSYTFR; via the exons atgttgAGTTCAAGGCAGAGTGGTCCGATCCAAGCTCCGGAGGATCCAGAAACGAGAGAGATTGTGGAGAGGACTGCAGCTTTGGTTGGGACACATGGGTTGTTGATGGAGAGAAGGTTACTTGCCGTTAACGTGAACGATGAAAGGTACGATTTCTTGAGGAGCCGACAAGACCACCCTTATTATGATTTTTACCGGAGAAAGGTTGTTGAACACGAGATGACTCCAGATGATGAGCCATCAGGGGATCTTCTTCTATTTACGTGCCCTCCTCAAGGGATCACTCGCAAGGAGTTTGGTGCCCTTAAGCTCACAGCTCAGTTTGTGGCTCGCTATGGCATGTCTTTCTGGCGGGATTTGATTCATTGTGTGACTATGAACCCGAACCCTCTGTTTGAGTTTGTCAAGACAAGTGACATCAACTTCAGTTTACTCCTCCGGCTTGTTGATGCGTATGAGATGGCGTTGGAGCCTTACAAAAAGAGTTGTTTGCATAGAACTAATCCGAAGGAGACCGTTCTTGAAGGTTTTTTCTATCTTGTTGAAGGGGAAAAGCATTCTGAGGAGGTTGGAGTGCAGTTGGCTACCATTGATTTGCATGCTTTTGTGAGTGGTCTTGATTTTATTGCGAGCAGGGAGGTTGGACAGCTGTTACCACCTGGAGTCCTTTCAACACAAATGCGCTCCGGTGCTCTTCCACCtagtgatgaagatgatgatgatgatgatgatgatgatgcaacaCTAGAGGTTCATCATCCTTCTCCTGAAGAGCATCAGTATTATCCATTTACATATCCTCAAGGTATCACGCCCAAACAACTTGGTATCATTAAGCTCACAGCACTGTTTTTGGTGCGCTATGGGTGGGGTTTCTGGGTGGGATTGCATACGAGATTGATTCTGAAACCTCACTTGCCGTTTGGGTTTTTATACTCACCTGATAGGAGCTACCACCTTCTTTTCAATTGGCTTACCAATGTGTATGTGGGAGTAATGCCTGCCCCAGGTCGTTTGCGGCTTAGCCCTGCTGCTAGGGAGATCATACTTGATGGTTTCTTCTACCTTCTCGAGGATGGATCGGACATAGCTACGAGTGATTTGCATGCTTTTGTTGGTGGTATTGACTATTTTGCAAAAAGGGAGAATTATGAGAAGTCAGCTCTTCTTCCTCAGCATCCG TCATACACTTTCAGGTAA